TGGGCAATCAAAGATGGATGCTATGTGGACAAGGAAAGGCAATGCTGGGTAGTCGTAGCCGTAGCTGAGACTGGACACAGCGTACAGCGGTCGAGAGCTCACATTGATTGTTTTGCGTGGTAACCGTCAACGTTTGCATCCTATGCCTACAGAGTTTGTTTTACACAATGATCGTCGTGAGTCATGGTTGGAGGATATTCTCGTTGTGTCCTGTAGGAAACTAGAACATGCAAATAAAAACGTGGATTTATAAAAGGAAATTATACACGAATGTTTATTGATTGGAGGAATACTGCTTGTTAATTTACCCAGTCAGTGTGCATGGTGAAACCACAATTTCTAAAGAAACTAGAAATGGAGTTTAAGCGACGAAGCCGCCAGAAGAGGCATGGCAGGTAAGAGACGAGAATGCACTTCATTTGGTCCGCGGAGATTTATACATACGATTGAGGTCAGGTGGTATTCTAAGTTCTATGTTGTCTAAATATTTTGTCAGTCTTTATAATGGTACAGCTATTGTATGTGCCCACAATATTGGAACCCATTGACAATGctgtgtttgttttccttttattGCAATGTAGGTCAGATAGATTCAGTTACGAGGGTTTCATAAAGTCCATAATCTATAGATGGTAAACAATCCTATTGTTCCTGAGGGTCATACCAGGCTCATCGTTAAGCCAACTGGACCACCTGTTTCAGGTGTTCTGGTCGTTTAAACGTGACAACCGGGATGACCAGGATGACCATATAGAACTCGGATATGGAAGGAAATATGTGAACTTAATCATGCTCTGGAATcgtgtatgtttgtgtgaaatTCAAATTCCCATCATAATTAATAAACTGCAGATCGATTGGCTGGAAAATACCTGTAATATTTGACACTTGAGTGCTGAAGGTGTAGATTACATGGAGTGTTAGGGGTAGATTTTCCTGTGGTATACACATATGTATGTTGATACCTCTATCAGATTCTGTGTTCAATGGGCAGTATTTGATGAACCTTGAATAACCTTGAATTTCGGGCAGCATCCTCTCGGGTTGTGTGTGAGGATGGAGAGAGGCGATATTGATTAGGTGACAACTATGTCtggtattataaaataaacaaccACTCAATGTGTTTACAGCCCGATACAAGTTTTATTGTGTATGATAATTCATGTGGGAGTTTGCCTGCATAATAAACCTCTGTGCTCTCAGTACTGGGCCAGTTTGAGTAGGAAGTTCATCACTTGATGGACTTTTAAAACTTGAGTGTTTGAAGTATGCATGGCTTATATTAAATTTATGCTTGACCGGTtttactgacaacacatgtcaCCAGCATCTTCATCAAAATATAGACATGCTTTAGAATTATAAACGGGTAAAGTTATAGTAAACacacaggtatgatatattacagtatacacacaggtatgatatgacagtatacacaggtatgatatgacagtatacacacaggtatgatatgacactatacacacaggtatgatatgaaaatatacacaggtatgatattACACTAtacacacaggtatgatatgaaaatatacacacaggtatgatatgacagtggtatgatatgacagtatatacacaggtatgatatgacagtatacacacaggtatgatatTACACTAtacacacaggtatgatatgacagtggtatgatatgacagtatatacacaggtatgatatgacagtatacacacaggtatgatatgacagtatacacacaggtatgatatgatattacactatacacacaggtatgatatgacagtatacacacaggtatgatatgacagtatacacaggtatgatatgacagtatacacacaggtatgatatgacagtatacacacaggtatgatatTACACTAtacacacaggtatgatatgacagtatacacacaggtatgatatgacagtatatacaggtatgatatgacagtatatacacaggtatgatatgacagtatatacaggtatgatatgacAGTAAacacacaggtatgatatgacagtatacacacaggtatgatatgacagtatatacacaggtatgatatgacagtatatacaggtatgatatgacagtatatacacaggtatgatatgacagtatacacacaggtatgatatgacagtatatacacaggtatgatatgacagtatatacacaggtatgatatgacagtatatacaggtatgatatgacagtatatacaggtatgatatgacagtatacacacaggtatgatatgacagtatacacaggtatgatatgacagtatacacaggtatgatatgacagtatacacaggtatgatatgacaggtatgatatgacagtacacacaggtatgatatgacagtacacacaggtatgatatgacagtatatacaggtatgatatgacagtatatacacaggtatgatatgacagtatacacacaggtatgatatgacagtatatacacaggtatgatatgacagtatacacacaggtatgatatgacagtatatacaggtatgatatgacagtatacacacaggtttgatatgacagtatacacacaggtatgatatgacagtatacacacaggtttgatatgacagtatacacacaggtatgatatgacagtatacacacaggtatgatatgacagtggtatgatatgacagtatatacaggtatgatatgacagtatacacacaggtatgatatgacagtatatacaggtatgatatgacagtatacacaggtatgatatgacagtatacacacaggtatgatatgacagtatacacacaggtatgatatgacagtatacacaggtatgatatgacAGTATACACACAGGTGTGATGGTATTAACCACACAAGTCTTTATTTTGTTAGAAATTTAAATCGGGCCACTGGGTGAAAACTGACATATGGTGTTATCTAAGTGCAAAATTACGAGTAGGCTGTAGTTGTAAGCTTGCATTTCCTGTATCCAAGATGTGAAAAAACAGCATTACCTAAGGTTGGGCCATGTTGCTATGGCAATCATAAGGTACAGGCTGAGATAAGAAGCCCTTTAATCAGGCGTCTTGTCTTTGTGTATAGTGTTGATATGTAGAGATTATCCTGGGACTACTTATCCACTGCTAACTTTAATGATATTATGGAAGCCTTTGTACTTGTTTTCTTATTGGCCCTGAtgataaacacaaatttacaaatGAGGGTATCATGTTCATACTAAACCTACCTACTTTCCTACTATTACTCCTTGAGATTATGGTAATCAGTCATGATTTGATTGTTTCCATAGCAACATTAGCATTAATTGTTTTTATAGCTTCTCGGATCCTCTTACCTCTGTGGGAGGGCCAAGGTCTTAGTTTGACAAGTACAGTTTCTCAATTTGTAGGTATATAATCCAAAGACACACTAGCTTTGCCAAAGGAATGACTGATTTATAGCTtttaaattatctccccttgttttGGTTTAGAAGGGgatataatatatcattatatatgacaattaattaattttacaacATTAGGAAATAAGTTTCATCTCTGTTATATTCAAATTCATTAGCCCAGATGGTAGTGAATAAGACATGATGATTATGGACCTATTCTATATAATTCACAAAAGCTACCTAGTACTGTATCTCGACAAATCAGTCTAGTACATGGATCTCAACATATCAGATTCACTAAGACAACTTGTAATGACATGGTTCTGCTGTCTGTGTAGCTGTCTACCTGTAGATGGGTATTGGGTATTAAATCTCATAGTAGCAGTATTCTTATCAAACTTTCTTAAAAACATTCCACTATACCACATACTAACAGCATAAACAGGATAGAAAACAGACAGTACACAGCAACCCACTGTGAGGGTATATCGTGGTCATACTGGCTACCCTTCATCAAAATCTAGGGTGAAAGAGTGCTGTAATAGGTTCACCAAGTAAAATGGCCTAACAAACGAGTATCACGTTTTCATGTATACAAGATATttattctcaaaaaaaaaagttataaattttttttttattcctgaTGTTAAAATGTTGATGTTTCAATTTCCGAAAGTTTTCACGAATGGGTCATGTGTATGCTTGTccaattaaatcaaattgtCCTGATAAAATCAGGTGAAATAGTTAAGCGGACAGTTAATATAAGTTAAAGAGAGTTACAGTCGAAATTGTCAAAAAACCCTGTCTcacaaatacatatgtataagtGGTCATGCAGTAATAACGAAAGTAAAGATGGGTAAATAGTCAAATTTTCGAggctatacatatatatatatacagtctatattTCAGGTCATATAAAATTCTGAATATAATATCCCAAAAGGACAGGGTAGGATCAATGGACTATAATATCAAAACGGAGAAAATTGAGTTACAATACATATTAAAATGGAGAAAATTGAGTCACAAAATGTTATTAGAGTTGGCAAAACTGAAAATATCACTTCTATTCTGCTTAATTGGCAACGAAATTAGTAAAGATAATTTGATGGCAAGTTGTCCATAAATTGAGAGCAGCAAACTCTTAATTCCAGACAAATCCTTTTCATCTTTAAGACAAAgtgattaattatatataacttgttgTTTTGCACAACTCTAGAAAAGTTATAACAGACTTTGAAGGAAAATGAAAGATCAAACAGGTTATTAACCCAAGTCCACTTCTCGAGGCAAAGTTTATGCCACCTTTCTACTACGcccaatgtatttataaaacagGACTGTTCAAAGGCCAATTTTAACAATAACAGAACAGGGATGGAAAGCGTCTGTGGTTTTCAGGCTATTTTTCACTTTGATGTATATTATACTTGAGAATTATAGTTTGTAGGAGCTGTGACATCATTTCCTTATCTACATCCGTCATAAGAGGATGTCAACAGGCTGAGTAGGACATCCACAATAACAAGAACTCGATACAAAGACTTAAGacatacaacaaaaataatccagtgataaaattgaaaatgaaaattcacAGAAATTTACAGGAAATTTATACCAAGGAAAGTTATATTAACAGTCATCTCAAACGTGCAGGCTTAGTGATAACAAaggttttaaaaatgtcatatataattaaatttctATAGGTGTCACTCCCAGTAATTTGATTGGCTGTTTAAGTACAGTTTCATTCGTTGTATTTTCAGTTGTTTAACATGTCTTTGttgtatttttaaacatttaacaatattctAGTGTGATCTGTCCTTCACCTAACAAGATAAAAAATCAAActatcattttataataatcATTAAAAACACTTCTGGGCCAtgactgtataatgtacatgtattcataatTAGGTCGCTGTGATctatcacaggtgcctgactcattttataaaataattacatgtactctTACATtatgtgttattattttataaaacaagtcAGACACCTGTGGATATATGTATCATAGTAATAGGTTGAAGAAGTTTGCCATGTTCGTTTAAACCTTCAAAGAGTATATACACTGTTTATCTTTATGAAATATAACCTTCAGTTTATGTGTAGCAATTCAAATGTTAATGAAATCTCTAATGTGTGCACTCCCATAGAAGGTCATCTGATAAAGCCAGTaatttgtatacataattaaactgttcatgtaaataaacaatttgACTGAAGAATTAATTGATAGCTTCATTAATTATTGATTGCTTGGTTAATGGGGGTTTACAATTTCAACAGTTCCAGTCCCAATGGAGTGATTAGGTGGTCAAGCCCACCCAGTTATGTAAATAAGGAGTTGATTTAAtcagacaggatgtataggCCGGATTATATAATTGTTGGCTAATATGAGTGCATGTCCAGTCCAGATGACCTTTACAGTTAGGATTAATTAGTTTATGACTGGTCAAGATATCCAGTCCTTTGATGGTGACCAATAGATGCCCACCCTTTCATTATTAACACATTGATCATATTTTAATAGCCCAATTCAGTGATATAGCAAACACTGCCTGGTTTTAATTAGATATGGCTAGTTGATACAGCATtctgattgtatatatatatactgacccACAGCTTATTAGTGAACAGTGTTATCAGGCCATCCCATGGTCAGACTGGTGGTCACTTGCCAAATCTTAtcaggattatatatataattacttgccAAATGCTTTAGCTGAATGCTGACAGGTTTTCTGTGCTTATATCAAATTATTCTGTATGAGGAAGTCACATTGTTGTCTATTTCGTCTGAAATTGACGTGTGACACACATCTGTGATGTGCACTTGGGGTGTTCTTTTTCCTGAAACCTGGACGTGAGTTTATTTCACTCAAAGTCTCAGACACCTGACACTTGGATTTATTAAGGGGACGTGATCAGAAGAATTGACATAGTGCAGGTATATTTGTGTGTACCACATGTGTTTTGGGGTAATTTACATTTCAGGCTAAAGTAAATATGTACTTTGATAGTTGTGCCATAGGTGTATGTATAGTCTCTCAGCATGTTTGACTTGAGAAAATTGTACATTTGGGACTTAAGTAATACAGACTTAATGCACTTTTAATTCACACGAGAATTGGCGTCAAGTTAATGTGTATATTCACTCAAATGACTTTTCCCCTTACTGTCATCTAGAGAGATTTAGACAAAATACAGAATATCATTAGGAGAAAAGCACTGCATTTTGACAGCAAGCATTGTGATGTAACAGCTGAAGTGATGTCATCATATTGTCCTATGCTGTCACTGGAAATGTATTAATGATTTAATACAGCCGATACATTAAGATATTAACTCTTCTGTGGAAATGCTGACTTCATATAATGTTATGAGATGTGCCAGTTTGAGATGATACTTAATTACGGGTTGTGAGTCACTTCATCTGTTGCAATGTGTAACTGTTTTTGAAGAGTTTTAAGTCAATATAAAAGTGTGTGTTCTATGATAGTTACAATTTTGCACATGTACTTGTGCAAAAATGTcatgaaaagtaaaaaaaaaaaaaaaaaaattaccaaataaaataaagatttttttatccACAATGAATTAAAACATCTTTAAATTTTCTTATAAGATGTGAATTCTACTTCTGTTTAGACTCATTTTTAAGATATacattgaaacaaaaatatataattactacaAGTCTTCCCTTTGTCTTAACCAATATCACATTGATTGTCATTGTGGATTTTGTCTGTGGTCGATCGTTTATGGATATATCGGCAGTATATACATTAGCCTACACGAATAACAGTTCTATATTAAGAATACCTGGTGATTATTGGTTCCTGTTTGGAATTCGCTGATGATTatttgtaccatatttatccaacaATAAACCCATGCTTGGAAATAAATGCACTCATGTCAATTTGAGATCAGTAAAATTGCTATTTCATACTTGTTAGAAGCTTGTGTGTTGGTCCCCgaggcttattacaggataattACGGTAATATTTGGAAGTATCTAATCCTATTGGTGTGTGATGTTTGGTAATACTAGGGCCCTAAGATtgtaattgggttttttttttcattcatgacaTAAGTAAGTACCTTTAAGGAGAAAAAGTATTAATACTCTGAAGGGAGACAGGCTGTATTGAGCGGCAGTACAGGTTGGTTTGatcaatatacaacatgtagAAGCACTGCCGACTGCTGGAATAGCTGGGACAGCCGAGGGGAAAAAATCAATCCCcggatatttataaacattcctCAAAGCTGCAATAGGTCAGACCATGTCTGTGTTATGGGACAGTCCAAGTTTGAAATTAGGGAGAGCAGGTTCCCCCTTGTCTTGTTACAGGTTATAGATCTCCAAGGAGAATCAATGAGGCTATGTAATTATCTACAAACTTCTATTTCGGGacctgaaaaaatgaaattgagaATGGTGGATTTGTTATGAAGATAAATTTGTTCAGTGTTTCAAGTTAAATTTACCTTATAAAATCACCACTTTTTCAGTGTCAACATCTtacaattttgcaaaaaaaatgtatattagaactgaaatattaaatatgataatatagATGCTCTGACAAAAAGATAATGAGTTTAGTAAGTGATGAATCCCAATCAATGTGATGAGTTTGCATCCGTGTCCTACATTTGGGACACTGGAGACGATACATAGCTATATATTACAGTTAAGAGAAGATTTCATCTTTCATTGtgtcaatgtaaatattttcagcTGATATAcacattttgaaatgaaattcaaTAAATTCATTCCATTATCTTCTGTGTTTTTGattaaattagatttaattCTTTGCATTAATTAGTATAATGTATTAGAATGTACAATGTTTCCACAAATTATGTTAGAATCCAGACATTATAAATTCTGGAGATTTCACCTGGCAATATTATGTTGTTTGTAGTTTTTTAGAtaatttttaacaatattttctaaaatcaaGTTGAAGGTCACTTTCTGAATATATTACAAGGGAATAAACTGCCAGATATTgggaatatatgtatattctgaCAAATGTAGCTGATttgttaaaaaattattttgattttcatgacttttgtatattttcagtGTCACAACATCAAGGAACGGCGATGACCTCCTGAGACAGAAATCAAGGTCACGGTCAGTCGGCGGATCACCGCTTGAGTCGCCAAGGACCAGCAAGCTTGTAAATCAGGGAGGTAACCTCACACAGGGTAACCGTTGTCAACGGCAACGCTCATTACGGAGAACGGAAGATGAGGTgaaaaagtcaaggtcacagtcaGTAGCATATGAATTGTCACAAGACCTGCAAGAAAAGCAAGTGGAAATGCTAGAAAGAAAGTATGGAGGTTCAATAAGATCTCGACGTGCTGCAAAAACTATCCAGAGAGCTTTCAGGCAATATTGTATGAACAGAAACTTTGAAAAACTGAGGATAGCAGTTGGTGAAAGAAGGTTATCCAAACGTCTCTCTGAGCTAGGTCGCAGTAACACGATATGGACTGATAGAATTAGTGCCGATAGTCACTACAGTACAAGCATGGGTGCTACATTGATTCAAAGTAATGGTGATATACAGAGACATTCAGACACGAACCAGGAAATTGGGGGTAAATACATATCGGGTTATGATGCGACAGGTTACAGGGAGCACCCAAAGATGAAGCCACAGATGTCTCTTGATCCCAATATAAAACTTGATCCAAATAGGGTGAAACTGCAGAGAAAGGATCGCAAACGTTTGGAGAGGTGTACAGAGGTTGTGGATCAACCTGATATACCACACGAGGAGAAGTCGCATCTTAACGATGAAACAAACAATAATCGGAATTCTTACCCAGAAATGAACGATAGTAGTAATAGTGAATCCCCACAGAACTCTGTGGACCTACATAGTTTTCACTTTGAAACTCTTCTGGAAAGTAAGGAGACCGACATTTTAGTAGATAGTTTCCAAAGTGATAGTGCAATTCACAGTGTTCATAGCGAACCAATGTTACATCCGGACCTATCATCAAATCTAGGAATTTCCCAAAAACCTTCCACCTCATCTTTGTACTCCAACACGAGTACGGACACTTACGATAGTGCTAAAAGTCGTAGTGCTTCCTACGAAAATTTTCGAACCAATTATTCCGACTCAGGGTCACTTGGTAGTCAAGGTGACATTCAGATTAAAGTAGAACAATTATCACCTGACGGGATTCGAACCcatgaacaaaaacaaatggCGGATCAGACATTAAAGTATTATATGAACCAAGAGGTAAAAATGCGTGGTAAAAATGAGGGAAGTGCTAAAAAGCCGCCTCTGGTGCCAGCACGGGCGCCAGAAGCTTCTCCAATATGGAAACGCAAAAGTGCTGTGAATGGGGGACCTGGTGCTGTAACGCCGACACAAAAAACTCTGGAACCAAAACGTATGAGTAATATATCAGAAATGAGTGAAGCCGATTCCCTCGATGGACGATGTTCTAGTTCGCCAAGTTCGGAAAATGTGAGTCTAGGTGGAGACAGCAATGTAGGCTATCAAAAACGTCTAAGACTAAGCATGACACCAGATCATCAACATGTGATGCCCAAGATGGCTGATAAACACCGAAAACGAACTTACAGGATCGGACTTAATCTATTTAACAAgtaagtacattttgtataatttgtattgaGGTATTTTTAAGACCCTCACTGGAAGTCTTCAAGGTCAATTGAGaattttgaccttgacatattcttGCTTTATGAGAGATAATACAAGATTTTACAAATGGATTTGCTGGCCTGTAACAAGAAAAACAACAgggttattttgttttttatcatgTCTCACAAAAGAGCTATTTATGGGTTATTTATTTGGATAGCATGTGTCAAACAACTCATATGTTGTTCTGtgaagtagccaccagctactacaaggagacccctcctcaaaatgacccttgATGTTCCTGTGACAATAAGCCCAGCTAAAAAGGCAAACATTTCTGAATATGTAATGTCATCAGACTCATAAAACAACTGTGAAAGTAGTAGTTTGTTTACACTTTGTTACAACTGACATCTAagttaatgaaataaagataCGGTATGTAAGTTAGCCTAGAATCACTACTTTTATAAGATGCTGGGTGTAACGCCTCTCTGTGGAAGTGAAGAGTACAGGCCACCTTATTAGTAGTAAGACATTAGGGCCTTAGTGTAAGATAAAACTGCTAGTTGAGCCCTAGCATACACATATACAACAGCATTGACTATTCATTGAgttcattttaatttcatttaggTAATTTGAGGAATTTACTAAGATGTCATGTACTTGGAGgcatattatatttatatagggtctagtaagtaataaagctggtatggtccaatataggtactggacCCTAATTACAAACAGATGTTCGTTGGATGCGTATTGCTAGAAATAGATGgtttgtcaagtagtaataacgtcaagtagtaataacgacagtacagacaagtaaattgtcgaatttttgAGGCCTGTTGGTTGTCAAATATGGCTTTTACATAGGAAACTATTAAATAGAGTCTATCACTCCGTTGATGGATCATGTTCTTCAACTCCGGAGGTAGAACCAAGATTTATTCCGCCCCAGAGACCCATGTTCGATTCCTGTTGTAGGACAATACTTTCTTTGTTCTTTATTTTCCCCATTTATGTGTACCTGGTACATGTCAGAATTCGTTCCaaactttatttaaaatgtttcgATTTTGCCTTCATTATATTTGACTTATTTTCTCTCTGTTCACAGAAAACCAGAGAAAGGTATTCGTTTCCTATGCGAGTATGGTTTCATTGACGAGTCTCCGCATGTGGTGGCACGGTTTCTGATCACGAGAAAAGGACTTAGCAAACAGATGATTGGAGAATACCTTGGCAACCTTCAAAACGAGTTCAACATGGAAGTCCTGCAGTAAGTGTCTAACTACAGTGTGTAGTAAACCTGTTATGGTAAATTACAAGGTCATGAGTTAGATTCAAAGGTTGTATTCTGAATTCGTTTGTCAAAATCTTCCTACTTTATGACAAATACTGCTTATGATTATTCAGATTTTCCAGAAATATTCATAGAAATTATATTTCACCCACCAGGTATAATTAAGTACTGGTAGTGTACATCAGGTGGCTAAGAGAATCCAACATTATATCAATACGAGGATATGGC
Above is a window of Pecten maximus chromosome 7, xPecMax1.1, whole genome shotgun sequence DNA encoding:
- the LOC117330815 gene encoding IQ motif and SEC7 domain-containing protein 2-like isoform X5, with the protein product MYICVTGVTTSRNGDDLLRQKSRSRSVGGSPLESPRTSKLVNQGGNLTQGNRCQRQRSLRRTEDEVKKSRSQSVAYELSQDLQEKQVEMLERKYGGSIRSRRAAKTIQRAFRQYCMNRNFEKLRIAVGERRLSKRLSELGRSNTIWTDRISADSHYSTSMGATLIQSNGDIQRHSDTNQEIGGKYISGYDATGYREHPKMKPQMSLDPNIKLDPNRVKLQRKDRKRLERCTEVVDQPDIPHEEKSHLNDETNNNRNSYPEMNDSSNSESPQNSVDLHSFHFETLLESKETDILVDSFQSDSAIHSVHSEPMLHPDLSSNLGISQKPSTSSLYSNTSTDTYDSAKSRSASYENFRTNYSDSGSLGSQGDIQIKVEQLSPDGIRTHEQKQMADQTLKYYMNQEVKMRGKNEGSAKKPPLVPARAPEASPIWKRKSAVNGGPGAVTPTQKTLEPKRMSNISEMSEADSLDGRCSSSPSSENVSLGGDSNVGYQKRLRLSMTPDHQHVMPKMADKHRKRTYRIGLNLFNKKPEKGIRFLCEYGFIDESPHVVARFLITRKGLSKQMIGEYLGNLQNEFNMEVLHYFAQEIDLAGLQVDMALRKFQSCFRMPGEAQKIERLMEAFASRYCFCNPDQVKNFKNLDVVFLLAFAIIMLNTDLHNSNIKAERRMKLEDFIKNLRGIDDGDDVDRDMLVGIYERISTSELRPGVDHVTQVMKVEQTIVGKRPQLALSHRRLVCYCRLYEVHDPQKKEKIGLHQREVFLFNDIIFVTKIFSKKKTGITYAFKQSFPLCGMQVFLFETAHYQYGVRLNNSLDGKVLMTFNARNDHDRQKFVEDLKEAILESNGMEQYRIEEELQRHSAKNNTIDRHYANDDSRVLMYELSKPSDPTLNRLSAPECGGLKKLPLSNSLTDLCEAPGMRRGSSGGSLDSGVASGSSGGVNSSGESLGAQHSQVQHPQRSPVSRAPYLSSQEHRGVRPRHPKTSAAYLHGHGAVPEGTEV
- the LOC117330815 gene encoding IQ motif and SEC7 domain-containing protein 2-like isoform X4, translating into MCVRSPLQTSCNQDLACSRQSVTTSRNGDDLLRQKSRSRSVGGSPLESPRTSKLVNQGGNLTQGNRCQRQRSLRRTEDEVKKSRSQSVAYELSQDLQEKQVEMLERKYGGSIRSRRAAKTIQRAFRQYCMNRNFEKLRIAVGERRLSKRLSELGRSNTIWTDRISADSHYSTSMGATLIQSNGDIQRHSDTNQEIGGKYISGYDATGYREHPKMKPQMSLDPNIKLDPNRVKLQRKDRKRLERCTEVVDQPDIPHEEKSHLNDETNNNRNSYPEMNDSSNSESPQNSVDLHSFHFETLLESKETDILVDSFQSDSAIHSVHSEPMLHPDLSSNLGISQKPSTSSLYSNTSTDTYDSAKSRSASYENFRTNYSDSGSLGSQGDIQIKVEQLSPDGIRTHEQKQMADQTLKYYMNQEVKMRGKNEGSAKKPPLVPARAPEASPIWKRKSAVNGGPGAVTPTQKTLEPKRMSNISEMSEADSLDGRCSSSPSSENVSLGGDSNVGYQKRLRLSMTPDHQHVMPKMADKHRKRTYRIGLNLFNKKPEKGIRFLCEYGFIDESPHVVARFLITRKGLSKQMIGEYLGNLQNEFNMEVLHYFAQEIDLAGLQVDMALRKFQSCFRMPGEAQKIERLMEAFASRYCFCNPDQVKNFKNLDVVFLLAFAIIMLNTDLHNSNIKAERRMKLEDFIKNLRGIDDGDDVDRDMLVGIYERISTSELRPGVDHVTQVMKVEQTIVGKRPQLALSHRRLVCYCRLYEVHDPQKKEKIGLHQREVFLFNDIIFVTKIFSKKKTGITYAFKQSFPLCGMQVFLFETAHYQYGVRLNNSLDGKVLMTFNARNDHDRQKFVEDLKEAILESNGMEQYRIEEELQRHSAKNNTIDRHYANDDSRVLMYELSKPSDPTLNRLSAPECGGLKKLPLSNSLTDLCEAPGMRRGSSGGSLDSGVASGSSGGVNSSGESLGAQHSQVQHPQRSPVSRAPYLSSQEHRGVRPRHPKTSAAYLHGHGAVPEGTEV
- the LOC117330815 gene encoding IQ motif and SEC7 domain-containing protein 2-like isoform X6, which translates into the protein MVHKMGDVIVESDSDKTASVDELWTLLQDKERTIILQGEKIECLQEELSCLREERDSLLKKVATFTLKTPDISVTTSRNGDDLLRQKSRSRSVGGSPLESPRTSKLVNQGGNLTQGNRCQRQRSLRRTEDEVKKSRSQSVAYELSQDLQEKQVEMLERKYGGSIRSRRAAKTIQRAFRQYCMNRNFEKLRIAVGERRLSKRLSELGRSNTIWTDRISADSHYSTSMGATLIQSNGDIQRHSDTNQEIGGKYISGYDATGYREHPKMKPQMSLDPNIKLDPNRVKLQRKDRKRLERCTEVVDQPDIPHEEKSHLNDETNNNRNSYPEMNDSSNSESPQNSVDLHSFHFETLLESKETDILVDSFQSDSAIHSVHSEPMLHPDLSSNLGISQKPSTSSLYSNTSTDTYDSAKSRSASYENFRTNYSDSGSLGSQGDIQIKVEQLSPDGIRTHEQKQMADQTLKYYMNQEVKMRGKNEGSAKKPPLVPARAPEASPIWKRKSAVNGGPGAVTPTQKTLEPKRMSNISEMSEADSLDGRCSSSPSSENVSLGGDSNVGYQKRLRLSMTPDHQHVMPKMADKHRKRTYRIGLNLFNKKPEKGIRFLCEYGFIDESPHVVARFLITRKGLSKQMIGEYLGNLQNEFNMEVLHYFAQEIDLAGLQVDMALRKFQSCFRMPGEAQKIERLMEAFASRYCFCNPDQVKNFKNLDVVFLLAFAIIMLNTDLHNSNIKAERRMKLEDFIKNLRGIDDGDDVDRDMLVGIYERISTSELRPGVDHVTQVMKVEQTIVGKRPQLALSHRRLVCYCRLYEVHDPQKKEKIGLHQREVFLFNDIIFVTKIFSKKKTGITYAFKQSFPLCGMQVFLFETAHYQYGVRLNNSLDGKVLMTFNARNDHDRQKFVEDLKEAILESNGMEQYRIEEELQRHSAKNNTIDRHYANDDSRVLISRDEKR